From a region of the Anoplopoma fimbria isolate UVic2021 breed Golden Eagle Sablefish chromosome 16, Afim_UVic_2022, whole genome shotgun sequence genome:
- the LOC129104758 gene encoding LOW QUALITY PROTEIN: immunoglobulin superfamily member 3-like (The sequence of the model RefSeq protein was modified relative to this genomic sequence to represent the inferred CDS: inserted 1 base in 1 codon) translates to MKCSLQTCLRANLLFCLGLLHCGEAIVHTEVQAGPLYRTVGSPLSISCNVSGFASDSTKKDIEFCVKKPANPTFKINIISTNDEDFAYAMYTQRVRSKEITLTHVTPNSVLFEIQSLKKGDEGEYDCSVINRETFYAGTYSATTTVKVIDNSLSVSSPASTSLSYNEGDALTLTCQVSSNTVQHTHLSLAWYLHKDAEDNARPIMSLDRDFTLSPGPGFEGRHQAGLIRLDKIGEATYKLNMAQLELSDRGGIYCQAQEWIQDPDRSWYTIAQKDAKGTTLNVKAREVVPDTSSLVVRISAQSATLQERQELSLSCNIDSQNLKERFFSLAWFRANVELVRIGPTGILSVGPEYSGRSEDGELWAARTGDRDYRLILQPVRTEDQGEYICRAWLQDRGQDGVFTQRAAQDSSSQLVSISATESGLSVEMNNTSAVNEGDRLELTCKVQGVTGQLSVTWQRKSSSTSAATFTSVISLSQEGVMEKAGEFISRKVKATRPATDTFTLELDEVKPSDSGVYQCAVSEWKTNSKTNSQSQSATVTVAASDTFVKVSLISRNNRMTVGESVELMCRVKGPRVPITLTWSLQRDASTLDNILTLYSNGAISWSGDQQRYQLKVDNKQNEVVHYLLINGASHREAGSYQCSVSVFLENVHKKLPPSNQLAVLVQNPESKLVLTTTPALTINVNTDIEIKCLVISEPSASSRYAVTWLLQQQAENKTIVSSDQDALVTFGPQVQQRHRQRISMKRIKGPSFEFSIRQALISDSGSYICEVVEWLQDPHGDWYQLSPVSKTTQLTVIEPANDLSLDQNEHPSPAREGDEVELKCNILSGASSPSLFYKVAWLYTGHDSSITNVLVELDHTGLLSYPENQELRDLQGRLRLSRPTQSSFPLAIQRAHEGDSGTYRCEVEQYQLNEGRWQQKASDSTGPITLTVDVTEKNLSVLKEEKTLNISTFKDFSIPCHITNQSSSESEFQVTWFWQREKKTEQHPIFTAYRNSTLHDRFGKVVQLTFGHPLPNQFSLTVLRPSPEDSGLYSCEVEEWLPSLSHGWRKXAVENSGYVTVYVYAEGGVKAVSECKLDIWMGIFVAISICLLLVIVLLVLKICRSKASGKNKTGQDLWAAEVPLKTKPSVDD, encoded by the exons GAGAAGCCATAGTGCACACCGAAGTACAGGCTGGACCTCTGTATCGCACGGTGGGCTCTCCGCTCTCCATCTCCTGCAACGTGAGTGGTTTTGCCAGTGACAGCACTAAAAAAGACATTGAATTCTGTGTTAAGAAACCTGCAAATCCAACCTTTAAGATCAACATCATCAGCACAAATGATGAAGACTTTGCCTACGCCATGTATACACAACGTGTGAGGAGCAAAGAAATCACTCTGACACATGTGACTCCAAACTCAGTCTTGTTTGAGATACAAAGCCTAAAGAAGGGTGATGAAGGAGAATATGACTGCTCTGTAATCAACAGAGAAACATTTTATGCTGGAACCTACAGCGCTACGACAACAGTGAAAG TGATTGACAACTCCCTCAGTGTTTCTTCACCTGCCTCCACCTCACTGAGCTATAATGAGGGTGATGCTCTCACTTTAACATGCCAAGTCTCCAGCAACACCGTCCAGCACACCCATCTGTCTCTTGCGTGGTATCTCCATAAAGACGCTGAGGACAACGCACGCCCCATCATGTCTCTGGATAGAGATTTCACACTTAGCCCAGGCCCGGGGTTTGAAGGGCGTCACCAAGCTGGACTGATAAGGTTAGATAAAATAGGAGAGGCCACGTACAAGCTAAACATGGCTCAGCTGGAGCTTTCAGACCGAGGCGGGATCTACTGCCAGGCTCAGGAGTGGATCCAGGATCCTGACCGCTCTTGGTACACTATCGCACAAAAGGATGCAAAGGGAACTACCCTGAATGTTAAAGCCAGAG AAGTGGTGCCAGACACGTCGTCTCTGGTGGTGAGAATTTCGGCACAGTCGGCAACTCTGCAGGAGAGGCAGGAGCTGTCGCTGTCTTGCAACATAGACTCGCAGAACCTGAAGGAAAGGTTCTTCTCTCTAGCCTGGTTCAGGGCAAATGTTGAGTTGGTCCGCATCGGCCCTACAGGCATTCTGTCTGTGGGGCCCGAATACAGTGGGCGATCGGAAGATGGAGAGCTCTGGGCAGCCCGGACTGGGGATAGAGACTACCGTCTGATATTGCAGCCTGTCAGAACCGAGGACCAAGGAGAGTATATCTGTAGAGCATGGCTTCAGGACAGAGGCCAGGACGGAGTCTTTACACAGCGAGCAGCCCAGGACTCCAGCTCCCAGCTGGTCAGCATCTCAGCCACAG AAAGTGGGCTCTCGGTTGAAATGAATAACACTTCGGCTGTTAACGAAGGTGACCGGCTGGAGCTCACCTGTAAAGTGCAGGGGGTCACAGGTCAGCTCTCCGTCACCTGGCAACGCaaatcatcatcaacatcagcaGCCACGTTCACCAGTGTCATCAGTCTAAGTCAGGAGGGTGTTATGGAGAAAGCGGGGGAGTTCATAAGTCGCAAAGTAAAGGCAACGCGCCCTGCGACTGACACCTTCACTCTAGAGCTCGATGAAGTCAAGCCTTCTGATTCAGGTGTCTACCAGTGTGCTGTGTCTGAATGGAAAACCAACAGCAAGACCAACAGCCAGTCACAGAGTGCCACTGTGACAGTGGCTGCTTCAG ATACGTTTGTGAAAGTCTCTCTGATAAGTCGCAACAACAGAATGACTGTAGGAGAAAGTGTGGAGTTGATGTGCCGGGTCAAAGGGCCACGCGTACCGATAACACTGACCTGGAGCCTGCAGCGTGATGCCTCTACCCTGGATAACATTCTGACATTGTACTCCAATGGTGCCATCAGCTGGTCTGGAGACCAGCAACGCTACCAGCTGAAAGTAGACAACAAACAGAATGAAGTCGTTCACTATCTGCTCATCAATGGTGCGAGTCATCGGGAGGCAGGAAGCTACCAGTGTAGCGTGTCAGTCTTCCTGGAGAACGTACACAAGAAGCTGCCTCCATCCAACCAGCTGGCTGTTTTGGTGCAGAACCCAG AGAGCAAGCTCGTACTGACCACCACCCCTGCCTTGACAATAAATGTCAACACTgacatagaaataaaatgctTGGTTATCTCAGAACCCTCTGCGTCATCTCGCTATGCTGTCACCTGGCTGCTCCAGCAACAGGCAGAGAATAAGACCATTGTGAGCTCAGACCAGGACGCCCTAGTGACGTTCGGACCCCAGgtacagcagagacacagacagcgAATCAGCATGAAGCGCATTAAGGGCCCTAGCTTTGAGTTTAGTATTCGGCAAGCTCTGATCTCAGACAGTGGCTCATACATATGCGAGGTGGTGGAGTGGCTACAAGATCCTCATGGTGACTGGTATCAGCTCTCACCGGTGTCCAAAACTACACAGCTAACAGTCATCGAACCTG CCAACGACCTTAGTTTAGACCAGAATGAGCATCCATCACCAGCCAGAGAGGGAGACGAGGTGGAGCTAAAGTGTAACATCCTGTCAGGTGCATCCAGCCCTTCTTTATTCTACAAAGTTGCTTGGCTCTATACTGGACATGATTCTTCCATCACAAATGTCCTGGTGGAACTTGATCACACGGGCCTGCTGAGTTACCCAGAGAACCAGGAGCTCAGAGACTTGCAGGGGCGGCTTCGTCTCTCCAGGCCGACCCAGAGCAGCTTCCCTCTGGCCATTCAGAGGGCCCATGAGGGTGATAGTGGGACCTACCGGTGCGAGGTGGAGCAATACCAGCTGAATGAAGGTCGCTGGCAGCAAAAGGCCTCAGACAGCACAGGCCCCATTACGCTGACTGTAGATGTTACAG aaaaaaacctgtccgttttaaaggaagaaaagaCATTGAACATAAGCACATTCAAGGACTTCTCTATCCCCTGTCATATTACCAACCAATCCAGCAGTGAATCAGAGTTCCAGGTCACATGGTtttggcagagagagaaaaaaactgaacaacaCCCCATATTCACAGCTTACCGCAACTCCACCCTACATGACAGGTTTGGGAAGGTCGTTCAGCTAACATTTGGTCACCCTTTGCCCAACCAATTTAGCCTTACAGTGTTGCGGCCAAGTCCTGAAGATAGTGGCCTGTATTCCTGTGAGGTAGAAGAGTGGCTCCCGTCTCTTTCTCATGGGTGGAGGA CTGCAGTGGAAAACTCAGGATATGTGACTGTTTATGTCTACGCAGAAG GAGGTGTAAAAGCCGTCTCAGAATGCAAGTTGGATATCTGGATGGGGATTTTTGTAGCTATCAGCATCTGCTTGCTGTTGGTCATAGTCCTACTGGTGCTGAAGATATGCAGGAGCAAAGCCTCAGGGAAAAATAAGACGGGTCAAGATCTGTGGGCAGCGGAGGTCCCACTGAAAACCAAACCCAGTGTTGATGATTGA